Part of the Peromyscus leucopus breed LL Stock chromosome 6, UCI_PerLeu_2.1, whole genome shotgun sequence genome, gtatgttcaCCGGGCAGTGGGGACGCACATCTTTAATGCAGCACTCAGTagtcagaggtaggtggatctctgtgagtttgaggacagcctggtctacagaggtagttcatgacagccagagctgcacggagaaaccctgtcttaaaaaaaaaaaaaaaaaaaaaaaaaaaaaagttcactcaCTGTTTTCCCATTTGGAATTTCCcccatattattatatattactgacatttgattttatttgttatgtgttATCATTTGCCACAAAGGATTTCCATTTTCaatctcattttcctttcctcttactCTTTCCATATATCTACATCATTAACAAATACTTTAGCActgccaagatggctcagtggatagaggagcttgctgccaagcataaaaacccaagttcaattcctaggacacCCACGGTGGAAATAAGAAACAGATTCTGCAGGTTGTCCTCACatctccacatgtgtaccatggcacacGCCCCacctcaaataaataaagttttaaaaagccaggcggcggtggctttggagcttgtcctggaactcactctgtagcccaggctggcttcgaacacagagatccgcctgcctctgcctcctgagtgctgggattaaaggtgtgtgccaccaccactcagcttaatcactgatttttttagtcATATAATCATATCAAAGTTTCTATTTTCCCATATTTGTAATGACTAGTTGATTTTAATATCTTGCTATATATTAAAGGTAGTCTTTGGCATTAAAAATGGCAGTAGACATTCATGGTTGTTCCTGATGTTAACTGAAGTGTTTTGTGATGGGAAAGGTATACCGtagaattttaataaatgtttaaataactcCCATTAAGAATATTCACTAGGAATGGCAGCTGGCTCTTCTCAGGACCCCTCCCAGCATCTACGGCTGTGGCTATATCTTCTGGTTTTAATTCATTTACATGATTGTTAAGACATGAGCTGATAGTGATATGTTCTAAAATACAAGCTCTTTACCAAAACATATTATTCCTTTCAATGCTGGTTTACTTTCCATTCCTATTCATAAATGAGATTGGTGAGATTGGTTTACTTCTGTtgggtttttgcttgtttctcTTGCAGGTTTTCGTGTTAATTCTATACTAGctgtatgaaataaataatggagtGTTTCTTTACAACTGGAggacagccagatgtggtggcacctGTAATACCTGTATTAtgagcctgaggcagaaggatcataagCTCAGGGGCAGACCTTCTcttgaaattaaagaagataaagAATGTTGACGTAACCTCTTTTTGCAACCTTAATTATTGGGCTTTTTCTCAGCACTAGGGACAGAACTTGTGCCTTGTGAAGCTAGGCTAGTGctctgagctatagccccagaaCCCTGAATTGTGGGTTTGAAAAACACACATTCCATTTTCTGCTCGGTAATTGGTCAAACAACATTATTTTTCCTGGCTGGGGTCAGTATAAGTCAGATGGCTTTTTCTAGATTGTctattttcttttgcatttcccAGTCCTTTGCTACCTACTTCAAAGGTATCTAACTTTGCCTCATTTCCTGGGAGCATTTTCTTCGGAGTTCTGTACTTCTAAGCTTTGTTCTTACATCTGTCAATGAACGTGACTGATATGTTCCTCTAGCCTAGGGTGTTCATGCAGGAAATGTACTGAAAGTACCCCGACGGAAATTTTACTGAACTGTTTACAGATTATTTTCTTCCTAGTGTAAAGTTCTTCTTTGCAATTATGCAATTTACCAACTTCCTCCCTTTTCTACTTTTTGGAAATTACAACATTATAGTGCTAAAAAATGGTTATCATGGCTGATCCATTTGACTAATGTTTCAAGAAAAGTCACAAATATGCTTTCACCATGATTGTTTAAAGCatgtttttgcattttgtttagTAAACAATGAAAACCCCTGCAAAGTTAGAGTGATGCCATCCTTGGCTCAAAACCCTCTTATTGCCTTTCTGCAAATATTTTCAGTGTCCTTACCAAACAGTACAGGAATGTGTACTTGCTAATAATATGCACTTCCCAGTGTATGTATTGTATTTAATGACTGCTTCATGCCTTCACTAAACTAGACTTGTGCAAAAGATCAACTAGTTGACTTGGTGCATATAACAAACAAGCTTCCAGTCAAAGCCCATGATGAGGAACTAAATAAAGCACGGGGTCAGATGGAGCAGTTAAGTCAACAAAGCAGCCACAGGTGTTCTCCCTAACCCATTCTGCATGCAGCAAAGGCATGGGGACAAAGAAAGGCTGTGCACCTGGCTTTGAAGCAGGACTTTCCATTGTCCTTGGAGTAGGCAAGTTCTCTAACACCGTTTCTGTGATTTAAATCCCACCTGCCAGATTTAGCTCTTGCCATGTCTTAGGAAATTAATTCATGTGGTAAATTAGTAAGTTTGAAGATGTTTCAACTGAATGGGGCTTCCTGCAATAAAGCCCCCACAAATCAAGGACATCCTAGACACCTGATATAGCCTGCTAAGCACTAAACTTTTAACTCAAAGTGGGCACGAGTATCAGTGAATGTAACATCCTGCCTTCTCAACTATCACACACTACTTCATGCAAATTTATCACGAAACACTACTTGTATAATTTGATCATGGAGATGTCTTCAGGGGCTGAGATACATGGTTCTTGGTTAAGTCTTCTCAAGTTACTAgcctttcattttcaattttcatttgttttttttggttaTCTTTCCTACTGGCAGTCATAGTCATATTTCATTGTTTACCTGTTTCTGGAGAGAATGTTCTTGATACTGGTGATTTGTTTAGGAACAGAAAAAGATAACAAAGTTCTTGGGATGTGCTGTGGAGGAAAACTGAGACTGACAGTGGAAGAGGGCTCGGGCACTGACTGGCTTTGGAACACTGTGAGCATAGTTACCCAGCCTTGATTGGCGATGCAGCCCCTGATGAATCTAAACGAATGAAATGCAATTAGTTAAACATGTAGGGTCGGTATCAAATAAAACAGtcgcttatttttgttttgtcttttagagtGGCGCTTTACAATTGTTTGTTTAGGAATACAGTCTAAGTACACTTCTAATCAAAGACTGTCAGGAAAATCATACAGATCAGTAGCTAGCTTAACTGGCTTCCTATAAACTTATTAACAAATTAGGTTACAAAATACAAAAGCACTTCAGTGAATCACCATGAGGTAGCAAACTCAAAGCTGAGTTGTAACGTGCTTTCCACAACACAACTTGCTTAATTACCCACACGAGTGAGTCATTTACCTCGAGCCTGATATTCTTCTGTAAGGGTGGTGCTTATCTGCTGAGTGAGGAATGAGTCGTTCTCTAAGTCAGCAGGACAGGTAGCCGTCACAAGTCATGAGTAATAACAGAGCTGTCTCCAGAAGGTTCTAAATCACTCAGGGCATACTTTAAGAACCAAGTGGTTTATAAACTCACATGTTTGGTTATTCGGTGCCTATGTAAGGTCCATAGGATAGAATTCTGTGAATTTGCAGATGATGGCAACTCTAATGCTCATGTGAAAGCTTATTAAAACACCAGCTGGCTACCAAATGTGGATTTCTGGGCATAGGAACAACTTAGTATGTTCTAAAGTGGAAAAACCACTTTACTCTCAGGGCACTAAAATTATCTTCTGGAAAAATTTTCACTTTTCTCACTACTCGTATTTGATAAAATTAAAAGTCGATCATTTCATTTTAGACTACCAATTTCCAATAAATTTGCCTTCTGTGAAACAGAAAGTATAGTAActggaacatttttaaaagaatgttgctgtgccgggcggtggtggcgcacgcctttaatcccagcactcgggaggcagagtaagtcggatctctgtgagttcgaggccagcctgagctacagagtgagttccaggaaaggctcaaaactacacagagaaaccctgtctcaaaaaaccaaaaaaaaaaaaaaaaaaaaaagttgctgtgtTGCTGTGACTAGCAGTAAATGGCTTTACAGACAGAATCAGGATGACCAGAAACAAGGTATCCAACCTTTTGGTGAGGACTTTACCTCCAAAGTCTTGTGACCAACTGTGGAAAAATAATTGGTTAATCTGACACTTAGAGGCCCTGAATAAAtggactcagaaaacaaaaacaaaccaaccaaccaaccaacctcaCAGCCGCAGAAGACTCTCTACTACTCCCCCAGCGGTAGGAAGGAAGAAGAGTTAAGAGTCTGGGCATGGACCTGTAAAGCTCCCCCAGCACTGACATTTTCCCACTCTAGCTTTAGGATCCTGCTGTTGGTCCTGAGAAAGGTACGACCACACAGTGGAACTCACTGCCATGACACGGGATAGGTTTCTGACCCCAGTACATGCTTAACGTAATTTCCGGTACAGATTCTCAATAATTCTCAGCTTTATTACCACCAAGACTGAATGCCTGTCTCTTGTACCTCCATGGGAAAAGATGACAGGCtcaggagatggcccagtgagtaagatgcttgccacataagcatgagagcccgagttctgatccccagtgcTCACTACAATGCATAACTGTAATctgagtgctggggaggtggagacatgaGCAGCTCTGGGGCTGGCCAGCCCAGCTGGATccctgagctccagattcagagagaacagttgaggaagacaccccacattgacctctgccctccatgctCACAGGTCCACGCATCTGCAAACAAAAgtgtatatacacatagacagacagacaacaagaAAACACCATGAGCTCAGTGGACTGTATCTTTAATAGTTTATGAATAGCTATTACATGAGAACTGTAATGTAAGATAGAACTAAAGCGACTCCTGATAGTGggctaaaattacaaataattcaaaatttccAGTGAACCTGTAACGAAAACtttcttgtattttgtttcaATGGtttatactattaaaaaaaatgtaacacaaaagGGAGCTAGCTCAGTGTAAAGAGCTCTTGCCAGCAtgggtgaagccctgggttccatccctagtaccATAAAAGTAATTGCATGAACAAAACCAAATTTGTACCACTCGACTTTCATAATATTATGACTCCTTTCACAAAACAATCACTACCTCTtcatttaaatgtgtttattcatTGTATTAAAAATTTTGCAGGGCgcaattaactatgcagctcacacacgattgagccggtatgataatgagtattcagagatgggtaatgcctagggggcactcaccaacctaagacagagcgcctgtgtggcctgggcaggcgtctccatgacgggtaaggtgacctgctgacttcccatgcaacccaagtcagaagctcattttttaataaaagggggacctgtagggccctgccccccactttgggtaactgtcgccttgcttgctgaccttgaccttgatatcctccctatgctaattccctgccaggttccaccctcctgaatgcttaagggaagttccttgtctgtgtatcctgaataataggtgttaacagcttagatgcaagattgtaaaacatcagtagcgaacttctgccctccggggtcctcccattgtgctgtaagcctgtatttaagacctcctccccacttcaagaaatgacattcggcatttaaaattaaaatatatatatgcatatatatatgcatatatatatatgcatatatagtatacatatatataattgaacaaatactgcaaatgtaatctatgaataccacaaatgtgattaatatcatgagtgtaattaatgaatatcatgagtgtaatttaaaaaataaagaaaagaaaaaaaattgcagggctagagagatggctcagttgttaatagcactggatgctcttgcagaggaccagggttcagttcccagcactcacatggtggctcacaaccatttgtatattccagttccaagggacccaacatTCTCTTCTGCCTTGCTTGGGCCTCAGGCATGTGCGTggtgtatagacatacatatgtacagacaagcacttatacacataaaataataaaaataagtctctcTAAAACATGACTATTTAATATTATTCACACTTCACAATACACAAACATTAAGACTATAATATGTGTCAGTGTAATTTAATTATGTGATAAGTTGACTTGTGATCACTTTCCTTTTAGCACGGAGGCTTGGCTTGCCATCACTCGTCTTTCTCAAACTGTAAGACATACTAGCTAATGAAAGAGAACAGAACATATTGCGTATGTGGCACCAGGCTCATTATAtgctcattaaataagaaaccctAGAGAGGACCCATCTAAGCCAGCAGACTTGACAAATGAATGCCCCCAAATTTAACTGTCATCCTTTTCCGCTGCTCCTGGAGGTAACATGGTTTATGGCAGAGTTCAGGTACTAAACTAAATGTCACCCTTTGTTATATATCCCTATTTCCCACCTATATATCCCACCTTCATGGTGTGGATCATTTCACGAGTGGTTCTGTTGTTGTGCTGTTGTTTGCAGTATCTGCCAGGAACACTTGCATGGCTTCCTTCCTTGCACAGCTAGGGTCCAATCCACCTGTGCATTATGCTTCCTGCAATGCTGGGTCCATCCCATCTATCTTTACACAATGAATCTAAGGTCTCATTAGATGGCCCTAAAGAGCTTAATTGTGTTTGACAATTTTATTCAAAGTCttggttaaaacaaacaaacaaacaaacaaacaaaactttttagctgggcggtggtgacatacacctttaattccagcactcaggaggcagagccaggcggatctctgtgagttcgaggccagcctggtctacacagcgagatccaggacaggcaccaaaactacacagggaaaccctgtctggaaaaccaaaaaacaaaacaaaacaaaacaaaacaaaacaacaacaacaaaaaaccactttaAAGTATCTaaattttgggggggggcaggataggggaaaacaggagagaaatgaaaaggaaaagcaatAAGCCTTGCTTTCCAAGTCATCATCCTCAGCAGTATATGCACATCATGCTGTGTCATATGTCATGGCAGACTGTTTCCTGTCATTATGCACACAAATATTCTATCTATATTTGTGAAGTTAATGCAATAAAAAACAACAATTTAAGATTACAAGTGACTTAACATCCTGTTGCCCTGTTTCTCTATAATTgactacaaaaagagaaaaagtaattGAGCAATGAACTGTGTCATTTTAATGCAAATTCagatatactttatatataattGACCTTCAAACTGTAGTTCCTAAGTATAATTTAGCTGTAAGTGCTCTTACCACCCAGCTGTCAACAAGGTAaagagcgcacacacacacacacacacacacacacacacacacacacacacacaggcacacagagcaAGCTTTTGTAAGGTGAATCAATTCTTTATGATGTAAGTAACTTTCTTACTGGAACATTTTTATATCTGATTTACTTTAGAAATTGGGATAATCATAGtaatgagacaaaaatctctaTAACACAAAGGATTTTATTGCCTCAAAGGAAATTCTTGATGGCAATATTTTTCATAATTCATCTAAAAACAGCAGAGTTTCACAAATACCAAAGAATGGCAAACTACTTTAagtgagcaaaacaaaacagtacaaaaatacatttaacataacaggggagaattttttaaaaatatatacattctgTTGAAATACTGATATGCAAAGAAATAACTTTTGGCCCATGGCCAAACTTTAACGTCCCAATTAATTAAAATTCGAAGTACTGACTTTATTGTTGAAAGACACAGTAGCTCTTGATTCCAGAATGAGATGACCATTTGATTTCTATATAAATGACTAAATATATAAAGTATCAAATATAAGTAGTAGTGTAGCAAGAAAATAATTGGCAGAAATAATTATTCAACCAGTACCGAGAGTTAAAACTTCCAAAGACTTGTTTGTACACAACAAATGAGAAATATTACAAGAGTTTCCATCACAAATGGCTACTGTTatacttctttcttcttcagtatGAGTGGACCCACGTTATCACCTGTCAACTCGTTATGTTTATTATGGGACCCATCACAGGCGGGAaactaaaagggaaaaagaaatgcaaatgttaTTTTACAACAAGAAGTAGAAACATTGTGAAATGCTCAGGAAGCCAGTGTGCCGCTGACTAAAGGCAGAGCTCATCAGGGAGCTTCCTGACAGACTACACACCTCCACCCCACCACTCCAcactgcaggcaggcaggcaatggTCAGTACAAAGAAGAATCtttcccagcactcggcaggcagaggcaagcagatgatctctgagtctgaggccagcctagtctatggagCCAGTTctgggagagccagggctacacagagaaactgtctcgaaaaataaacaaacaaaaaaccaaaccaaaccaaaccaaaatcttTGGCTGAATCCATCTCAGTGAGTATAAAAGTCTAAAAAGGGGTCAAAATAGCTCTTATTCTCCATGGAGCTCTATGTTTGAGctaatttcttaaattaaaaaaagaaatgtacattCAAAGTAAATTTTACAATGTTTCCTTATAAAACTCATAGTGTAAAGTTtgtgaaaaatattaaagatgtgttattAAATGCTCAATCCATCCAAATATAGTTgtaatcagtattttattataggCTTCCCTCTGAATTTATTGTGACATTCATTTTGGAAAAGTGAAATTGTGATCCTTTTGTAATATGCTTCTCATCTATTAAAGCAGGGCCTCATGTCATTACATGTTTGGGTGTCTGTGCACAGGGTTTGCATGCTTGCCCATGGGGACACATGTGGAGGCTAGGGATTGACACagtgatgtcttcttcaattacttcacattgatttgagacaggggctctcatGGAACCTGTAACTTCActcctggctggccagggagccccttgTCTCTGctgtcccccatccccacccccttatGCCTGTGTAGCAAAACCTTAATCCACAGAACCATCTCCACACTtggtatttctttaaaacatgatTTGTATTGACTCCCCAATATCCCATCAGTGTGACTTCTTGTACGTTGACTGTTGCCCATTGTGTTGTTTCTAAAACTTTGCtgttaaaaagaatgaaacaagccgggtagtggtggcacatgaatttcatcccagcactcgggaggcagaggcaggcagatctctgtgagttcaaagccagcctggtctacagagcgagttccaggacaggctccaaagctacatagagaaactctgtctcaaaaaaaaaaagaagaaacaaaaacattataCTTAAAGTTTCAAATAACCTTCACCAAACACAAAACAGGTTTTTACCAACTGTAATACTTATCACCCCAAACTCATTTTCCTCATTAAAACCTGTTACTATGGCTAGTTACATTTACTAGCCTACACTATGTAAGGTATTTTACATGTACCATTTCactaaatcttcaaaaatatctGCAATGCCTATAGAGaagattgaaaaaacaaaacaaacaaacaaacaacaagaagaatgaaaaacaaaacaaaatcttcaaaccAGAGGTTAAAAGTTAAGTAATTCAGGGTAGGCATattggcctttaatcccagcactcggaaggcaaaaGCAACCAGtgtctgtgtgagttccaggctagcttggtGAATACCACCAATTCTAGGCCATttagtgctacatagtgagaccctgttgaaagagacagagacagagagacagacagagacacagagaaactagCTCAAGCCAAACCAAGCTGGCAATTTGCTTGACCTGCCCAAGTTGACAGGCTGACATCTAATTTTAGTAATTACTTACTTTGATATCAAAGTTTAAGCTCCTTTCCATTAAATCTTAAATGCTCTctcttgcaaaacaaacaaacaaaactatttaaAGTACATTGCTCTAGACAAGTGCTGAGCATGAGCAGTGTGAGCGTCAGGGTTCGCTATTCTCTGTTCTCTTCTAATTCAGGCACCTTCAACTTGGGGATATCAGCTTTGAATACTGAACAGTATGGAAAAATCCCTAATCTCAGAATTTCAAAAGTAGGGATCGAAACAATGCTAACTAAGTCCCAACAATTTTCCCCTATGTGTAAACGGGTATCTTACCGTCTTGGAACGCCAACACCTACAGTAAGCTGCTTTAGTAAGACATAGATCTTCAATGTTTATTTCGTTCACCACCttgggattttctttttgtattttcagaTTAATCAGGCTGTCCTTCTGCTGTTTCTTCTTCGGGAAGAAGGGACGGACTGCAAGGTAGCCAAGGAGTGCAAGCACGCCGAGGAAGGGCAGCAAGCGGAGCCATTCTGAAACTAAACAGGCGCGGGCGGGCGTCAGAAGCTGCAGTGCTCTTGTGAGGAACACAGACTGTCGAGTTCACCAGTGTGTGCTGATCTACGCTCCTCAGAGGAACCTGTCTGCCTTATCTGTAAACTGCAGAAACAGAACAGACCCAGCCCTACTAGGATTCTTATTTTATCTGTAGGCTAACTCGATTTGTGAAACTGAAAGTTTTGGAACAGGTACTGTTTTAAATATCCTGTCTCATTATATCTGCTAAGGATATTTGTGcttgtatttacttttatctGGACTTACTTATAGTCAACATAAATTATGAACAAAAATGTCTTATTAAGTTTAGAAAACATTTCCACTATTTTCTCCTTAATACCATGTCTAAAACCATACAAGGGAGATTTCACAAAAATTTTACTACTGATTTACAATTTCAGACAGAATATACCCTCAAATGTTTCAACttacttttaaagtaaaaaatccttttaaaaggCTATTTTGATGACTTGAAACCTTTACATATTGAATATTCtcattttaagatatttattgaggctggagagatggctcagaggtgaaggcattgactgctcttccagaggtcctgagttcaattcccagcaaccacatggtggctcacaaccatctgtaatgagatcttataccctcttctggtgtgcagacaaacacgcagacagaacactatacataataaataaaataaaataaagatacttaTTAAATACCTTTTAGAGTATCTAGTCGGTCTTTAGAACATATGAAATACAAATAATGCAAATGAACTGGCTCTCAAAGGTCTGAGAGTGCTCCCAGTCACCTCTGGGTGCTCTTGCTGACCTACCCCAACACCCTGCTAGGCACTACAGCCTAGCTAAGAAAAGATCATGTACCAAAGCATGCTAATACATATTAATGGTAAGTGATGGGCTCTGTTCCAGAGTGCAGCTGAACCAACTCACTTAACAGGCTGTTAGCTTTGACAACTGcatcattttaatattattctCTTATTACTTGTAGACAAAATGTAGCTAAGCAGGATTAGTTCATCAGCCTAAATCCAAAGCCTGTTCTGAGTCACAGACTCAAACTCCGCAGATCTAAAACACAATGTTTTCTCTAGGTAAGACTGTTCTGAAGACACTGCTATTTAACCACCAACATCAGCCTAGTAACtactcttcctgttttgtttttgtttgggtttggtttggtttttcgagagagggtttctctgtgtagttttggtgcctgtcctggatctactCTGGGGAGGAGGAATCACTAATTATAAATAGTACACAAATTAATCTGAATAAATGTACTCCTTATAATGcactttttataatttatttttattttatgtgcattggtgttttgcctgcatgtgtgtctgtgtgaggattctggatcccctggaactggagttacagacagttgtgagcctccatgggggtgctgggaattgaaccagggtcctctggaagagcagccactgctcttaagcactgagccatctctccaggccctataatgcttattttaaatttttttgcttTAGAATTATAAAACATGGATagtatgaaattttaatttagaaaagaataaaaactaaagtTATTCAAAATCATACTATCAAGAATTGGTAACACTttgggatgtttttatttttattatctatatatTCCATATCCTACACTTTAACATATaagattattttatcatttttccaaCTCCATCATGACATTTGGAAAAGTTTTTTgtgaagaactttaaaaaaatttgtgtgGGGGGCGGGtactttgcctacatgtacattTGTGTACCATCTGATGTCTAGTGCCtatgggaagccagaagagggttccagatctccagggactggagttacatatggatGTGAGCCCcactgtggtgctgggaatcaaacctgggccctctggaagagagc contains:
- the Cisd2 gene encoding CDGSH iron-sulfur domain-containing protein 2, producing the protein MVLDSVARIVKVQLPAYLKQLPVPESITGFARLTVSEWLRLLPFLGVLALLGYLAVRPFFPKKKQQKDSLINLKIQKENPKVVNEINIEDLCLTKAAYCRCWRSKTFPACDGSHNKHNELTGDNVGPLILKKKEV